A region of the Polynucleobacter asymbioticus genome:
CCATGTTCGCCTGGCAATTGGCAGAGATTACTACTCAGCGGCACCAGTTAAAGGAGTACGCTCCGGCGGAGTTGGTGAGGAGTTAAGTGCCAGCATCTCGATTATCGAAGTCAAGTAAGCGATAATTCAGAGAAATAGTTAAAGGGGTTGTGGGATGACGTATTGCGTTGGGCTTTGCCTAAAAGATGGCTTGGTATTTTTATCTGACACTCGCACCAATGCAGGCGTTGATCAAATTGGCACCTTCAGAAAAATGTCTTTATTCCAGAAGGATAAAGATCGCTTTTTCACCCTGATGAGTGCTGGCAACCTTGCCATTACTCAAGCGGTTAAAGAGATCTTGCTACAAGGCCAGCTTCTCAATGGGAAAAATCTGTGGAATGTAGATAGTTCTCACGATGCAGCTGTTGTCATTGGCGATGCCATCAAGCAGGTTTACGACCGAGATCACAAAGCCCTAGAAAAGGCCGGGATTGATTTCAATTGCAATCTCATTTTTGGTGGGCAGATTAAAGGTGAACGCCCGAGACTCTTTAATATCTATTCGGCCGGTAACTTCATTGAAGCTACACCAGAGACTTGTTACTTCCAGATCGGGGAGTCCAAATACGGTAAGCCAATCTTAGATAGAGTGATCAGTTTTGATACGCCACTCAACTTAGCCACCAAGTGCGCATTGATCTCTATGGATTCCACTCTAAACAGCAATATTTCTGTTGGCCTACCGCTAGACCTATTGGTTTATGAAAAGAACTCATTGCAAGCTAGCAAGCTAGTCACCATGGATGAGTCCAACCCCTACTTCCAAATGATTCATCAGCTATGGGGTGAAAAATTACGCTCTGCATTTAATTCGATTGCAGAGCCAAGCTGGTCTGGAGCAACCCCCTCCCGCTCGATTGCGTCACCTGCCAAGAAGATGGGTGCGGTGCCGATTCATCGAGCCACTAAAAAAATTCCAGTTAAAACTACGAAAGCATCTGCTAAGTCGACTACAAAGAAACCCAAAGTCACAGCAAAGACCCGAAGCAGAGTCTAATCAATCATTGGTCGAGATAAATTTCGCTGATCTCAATTAAGTTGAGATCGGGGTCGCGTACATAGACAGAATTGATTTTTGAAGTTGCACCTGTTCTGATAATGGGACCCTCAATAATCGGCCATCCTTCTTTCTTCAGTTGTGAAATCACTGCCGTCAATGGACGGTCCGCGATAAAGCAAAGATCCTGGGATCCCGGCGTTGGAAAATTCGCTTTAGGCTCGAACTCTTTACCCTTGATATGCAGATTCATTTTCTGAGCGCCGAACTTAAATGCCTTACGTTCAACTGGTGGCGTTCCCCCAATAAAGGACTCTAACTTCATCCCCAATACGCGAGTGTAGAAGTCAATGCATGCAGCTTCATTTGCTGTTGTTATTACCAAGTGGTCTAGGTGATCAATCATATATCCTCCAAGTTGATTTTCTAACGCAATTCATCAACATAATCTGGGGTTGGATGCAGGTCGCAAGTACTTCCAGCTTTAGCAATTTGACCTGGCACAGGGTGTCCAACAATCAAAGGCAGCTCCCTTGCCAAATGAATTAATCTTGGGACATTAATACCAGTCTCATAACCCATGGCATCCAGCATATAAATTGCATCTTCGCTGGAAATATTGCCACTAGCTCCGGGAGCGTATGGGCAACCACCTAAACCTCCAAGCGACCCATCAAAACGTGTAATACCAGATTGCACTGCCGCTAACACATTGGCAAGACCCATTCCCCTGGTGTTATGAAAATGCATCGTGAGCTGTAGATTTGGAAATCGCTTTTGCAAAGCCGCTGACATTTGCGCCACCTGCTTAGGATTGGTCATGCCAGTCGTGTCGCAAATCGTTAAGCCTCGAACCCCAAGATCCGCAAAGCGCTCAGCAAACCCCTCCACTACATTTTCCGGCACCTCACCCTCCATGGGGCAACCAAAACAGGTGGATAAAGAAACGTTGATGGGCGTCCTTCCATCAACATATTTGATAACTTCTGCCAACCCAGAAAAACTCTTTTCTCTTGTCATCCGAAGATTGGCGAGGTTATGCGTCTCTGAAGTCGACATGACCAGATTAAATTCATCTGCACGAGACTCGAAGGCACGCTCAGCACCACGCAAGTTAGGCACTAACACCGTGTATTCAACCCCCGGAACTCGCTGGATTTTTCCCATGACTTCCTCAGCATCGCGGAGCATCGGTATCGCCTTAGGGGACGTAAATGAGGTCACCTCAAGCTTGGCGAAACCGCATTGACTCAACTCATCAATGAGTCGCACTTTATCTGCTGTCGGGATAAAGCTTGGCTCAATCTGAAAGCCATCCCTTGTCACTACGTCATTGAAATAAATTCTAGTCATGCGCTTCTCTTTTCATTATTTAGTAAATGCAACACCGCGCGCCTTGAGTGATACTACCTGTGAGTCGCTCAAGCCAATATCACGTAATATTTCTTCGGTATTTTGACCAATATCGGGCGCTAATGTTTTGATTGAACCTGGGGTGCGGGAGAGTTTGGGGAAAACACCAGGAACATCCACACTTGTTCCATCTTGCATCTTGATGGTCTCGATATTGCCTCGAGCTTTGTAGTGCGGATCCTTTGCGATATCGGCTACGGTATAGATTTTTCCAGCTGGAACTGCTACAGAATCTAGGGCCTCCAATGCCACATCAGTACTGACCGTTTTAGCCCACTCACCAATTACCTGATCAAGTTCCATAACGCGCTTGACCCGCCCATCATTATTTTCTAATTGCGGATCATCGCCCAAATCCTCTCGACCAATCAACTTCATTAGTCGTTTAAAAATACTATCCCCGTTGCCAGCAATCAGAATGTAACCACCATCTGCACATAAGTAGGCATTGGTAGGAGCAATTCCCGGAAGTGCACTACCCGCAGCCTGCCTTACTTCACCAAATGCGCTGTACTCAGGCAAGAGACTCTCCATACAATTAAAAACTGCTTCATACAAGGCAATATCTATTACCTGACCTTTGCCACTCCGATGACGCTCCTGTAAGGCCATCAAAATGCCGATCACTCCATGCAAAGAAGCCAATGTATCGCC
Encoded here:
- a CDS encoding proteasome-type protease, which codes for MTYCVGLCLKDGLVFLSDTRTNAGVDQIGTFRKMSLFQKDKDRFFTLMSAGNLAITQAVKEILLQGQLLNGKNLWNVDSSHDAAVVIGDAIKQVYDRDHKALEKAGIDFNCNLIFGGQIKGERPRLFNIYSAGNFIEATPETCYFQIGESKYGKPILDRVISFDTPLNLATKCALISMDSTLNSNISVGLPLDLLVYEKNSLQASKLVTMDESNPYFQMIHQLWGEKLRSAFNSIAEPSWSGATPSRSIASPAKKMGAVPIHRATKKIPVKTTKASAKSTTKKPKVTAKTRSRV
- a CDS encoding VOC family protein, which encodes MIDHLDHLVITTANEAACIDFYTRVLGMKLESFIGGTPPVERKAFKFGAQKMNLHIKGKEFEPKANFPTPGSQDLCFIADRPLTAVISQLKKEGWPIIEGPIIRTGATSKINSVYVRDPDLNLIEISEIYLDQ
- a CDS encoding hydroxymethylglutaryl-CoA lyase, coding for MTRIYFNDVVTRDGFQIEPSFIPTADKVRLIDELSQCGFAKLEVTSFTSPKAIPMLRDAEEVMGKIQRVPGVEYTVLVPNLRGAERAFESRADEFNLVMSTSETHNLANLRMTREKSFSGLAEVIKYVDGRTPINVSLSTCFGCPMEGEVPENVVEGFAERFADLGVRGLTICDTTGMTNPKQVAQMSAALQKRFPNLQLTMHFHNTRGMGLANVLAAVQSGITRFDGSLGGLGGCPYAPGASGNISSEDAIYMLDAMGYETGINVPRLIHLARELPLIVGHPVPGQIAKAGSTCDLHPTPDYVDELR
- a CDS encoding CaiB/BaiF CoA transferase family protein; the protein is MEPLSGLKVIEMGQLIAGPFAAKTLADFGADVVKIEPPKVGDALRKWRLLKDGTSIWWQVQSRNKRSLSLDLKQVEAQDIVRTLAKDADILIENFRPGTLEAWGLDPNELLKINPRLIVLRISGYGQTGPYRDKPGFGVVAEAMGGLRHLTAEPGRVPVRVGISIGDTLASLHGVIGILMALQERHRSGKGQVIDIALYEAVFNCMESLLPEYSAFGEVRQAAGSALPGIAPTNAYLCADGGYILIAGNGDSIFKRLMKLIGREDLGDDPQLENNDGRVKRVMELDQVIGEWAKTVSTDVALEALDSVAVPAGKIYTVADIAKDPHYKARGNIETIKMQDGTSVDVPGVFPKLSRTPGSIKTLAPDIGQNTEEILRDIGLSDSQVVSLKARGVAFTK